From the genome of Streptomyces sp. V1I1, one region includes:
- a CDS encoding diacylglycerol kinase: MTSEITLFVNPTAGRGRGAHAAQPAARVLREAGFSVRTVLGEDADDALRRAREAVGGGTGALIAVGGDGMMSLALQAVAGTRTPLGVVAVGTGNDFARALGLPVRQPAAAGRIVAEALKGEQIRDVDLGRVGRKWFGTILASGFDSRVNDRGNRMRWPSGRFKYDLAMVAELAAFKPIPYRITLDDGEVREIEATLVAVGNGSSYGGGMRICSGARVDDGLFDVTVVGDCTRTTLLKVFPQVYKGTHLNHPKVTTHRVRTITLQAEGVTGYADGEPMGALPLTAECVPGAVRVLAPVRSPAIDR, encoded by the coding sequence GTGACCAGCGAGATCACCCTTTTCGTCAATCCCACCGCGGGACGCGGCCGGGGCGCTCATGCCGCGCAGCCGGCCGCTCGTGTGCTGCGCGAGGCCGGATTCTCCGTGCGTACCGTCCTCGGCGAGGACGCCGACGATGCCCTGCGGCGGGCGCGCGAAGCCGTCGGTGGGGGGACCGGGGCTCTCATAGCCGTCGGTGGGGACGGGATGATGTCGCTCGCCCTGCAAGCCGTCGCCGGGACCCGGACGCCGCTCGGTGTCGTCGCCGTCGGGACCGGCAATGACTTCGCCCGCGCGCTCGGGCTGCCCGTGCGGCAGCCTGCCGCCGCCGGGCGGATCGTGGCCGAGGCGCTCAAGGGCGAGCAGATCCGGGACGTGGACCTCGGGCGCGTGGGGCGGAAGTGGTTCGGAACCATCCTCGCCTCCGGGTTCGACTCGCGTGTCAACGACCGCGGGAACCGGATGCGGTGGCCCAGCGGGCGCTTCAAGTACGACCTGGCGATGGTCGCCGAGCTGGCGGCCTTCAAGCCCATCCCGTACCGCATCACCCTCGACGACGGGGAGGTGCGCGAGATCGAGGCCACCCTCGTCGCCGTCGGCAACGGATCCTCCTACGGCGGCGGCATGCGGATCTGCTCCGGCGCGCGCGTGGACGACGGGCTGTTCGACGTGACCGTGGTCGGGGACTGTACGCGTACGACGCTGCTCAAGGTCTTTCCGCAGGTCTACAAGGGGACGCACCTCAACCACCCCAAGGTGACCACCCATCGCGTCCGCACGATCACGCTCCAGGCGGAGGGAGTCACCGGGTATGCCGACGGCGAACCGATGGGCGCGCTGCCGCTGACCGCGGAGTGCGTTCCGGGCGCCGTGCGGGTGCTCGCTCCGGTACGTAGCCCGGCGATCGACCGGTGA
- the tatC gene encoding twin-arginine translocase subunit TatC, with protein MPLADHLRELRNRLAKAMLAITIASVVAAFYSQDLMRILASPVHACEQGQLQTGGKCATIVYTDLLSPFTTTVKVVMMAGIIAACPVWLYQLWAFVAPGLHKKEKKYTYFFAAAAVPLFAAGAYLAFVIMPVSMSVLLSITPDTAANFLEVDKILDFAVRMVLIFGFSFELPLLLIMLNAAGVVTGRRMAGWWRGVVMGIFVFGAIATPSTDPLGMIALAGPIIVLYFIAVGIALLNDRRRRRHDPDAELDDDEASELDLAPEAVGEIEAVSASRALPEQASGEADGRSHRLNGYDDIT; from the coding sequence ATGCCACTCGCGGACCATCTGCGTGAGCTGCGCAACCGGCTTGCCAAGGCGATGCTGGCGATCACGATCGCGTCCGTCGTGGCTGCGTTCTACAGCCAGGACCTGATGCGGATCCTGGCCTCGCCGGTCCACGCCTGTGAACAGGGACAGCTTCAGACCGGCGGCAAGTGCGCCACGATCGTGTACACCGACCTGTTGTCGCCGTTCACCACCACGGTGAAGGTCGTCATGATGGCCGGCATCATCGCGGCCTGCCCGGTCTGGCTGTACCAGCTGTGGGCCTTCGTGGCCCCGGGCCTGCACAAGAAAGAGAAGAAGTACACCTACTTCTTCGCCGCCGCGGCCGTTCCGCTCTTCGCCGCGGGTGCCTATCTCGCATTCGTGATCATGCCGGTGAGCATGAGTGTGCTGCTGAGCATCACCCCCGACACCGCCGCGAACTTCCTCGAGGTCGACAAGATCCTGGACTTCGCCGTCCGCATGGTGCTGATCTTCGGGTTCTCCTTCGAGCTGCCGCTGCTGCTGATCATGCTGAACGCGGCAGGCGTCGTGACCGGACGCCGGATGGCCGGCTGGTGGCGCGGTGTCGTCATGGGCATCTTCGTCTTCGGGGCGATCGCCACCCCGTCCACCGACCCCCTGGGCATGATCGCGCTGGCGGGACCGATCATCGTGCTGTACTTCATCGCGGTGGGCATCGCGCTGCTCAACGACCGGCGGCGACGCCGTCACGACCCCGACGCCGAACTCGACGACGACGAGGCATCCGAGCTCGACCTCGCTCCCGAAGCTGTCGGCGAGATCGAAGCCGTATCAGCCTCCAGGGCCCTGCCCGAGCAGGCGAGCGGTGAGGCCGACGGACGTTCCCACCGGCTCAACGGTTACGACGACATCACCTGA
- a CDS encoding allophanate hydrolase has protein sequence MPTPALTRIRAAYDLIHRTDRTDIWITLRPRADAEADARDIDDRLAAGAHLPLAGRTLAVKGNIDVEGLPTTAGCPSYAYDPPADAPAVARLKAAGAVVLGSTNMDQFATGLVGTRSPYGAVRSAADPTRVAGGSSSGSAVAVALGIADIALGTDTAGSGRVPAAFNGIVGLKPTRGLVTTDGIVPACASLDCVSVFARTLPEAELALALISTGPAREPAPRTPGPWRIAVPSTEQLGEMDDGWAKAYEAAAARLAAAGAQLGAIDLTPFTDAAAMLYEGAFVAERYTAVGAFIDKATNDLDPIANPTATPTLDPTVAAIIRRARDIPAHQLFADQAGLATLRDQAMAALATTDADALLLPTAPGHPTLDDVAADPIGANARLGRFTNSTNLFDLAAVAVPAGDVDGRPFGVMLVGPAGTDDRLARIAANLTPPTRLAVVGAHLTGQPLNPQLLVLGAMFKATTTTAPAYRLFALRTDPPKPGLVHVGTDNGQSIEAEIWELPPEGLGALTAALPRPMAIGRVELADGTTAPGFLCEPAALDEAEDITEYGGWRAYRNS, from the coding sequence ATGCCCACCCCCGCCCTCACCCGCATCCGCGCCGCCTACGACCTCATCCACCGCACCGACCGCACCGACATCTGGATCACCCTCCGTCCCCGCGCCGACGCCGAAGCCGACGCCCGCGACATCGACGACCGACTCGCCGCCGGCGCGCACCTCCCCCTCGCCGGGCGCACCCTCGCAGTGAAGGGCAACATCGACGTCGAGGGCCTCCCCACCACCGCCGGCTGCCCCTCGTACGCGTACGACCCACCCGCCGACGCCCCCGCCGTCGCCCGGCTCAAGGCCGCCGGCGCCGTCGTGCTCGGCAGCACGAACATGGACCAGTTCGCCACCGGCCTGGTCGGCACCCGCTCGCCCTACGGCGCGGTGCGCAGCGCCGCCGACCCCACCCGCGTGGCCGGCGGATCCAGTTCCGGATCCGCCGTCGCCGTCGCCCTCGGCATCGCCGACATCGCGCTCGGCACGGACACCGCAGGCTCCGGCCGCGTCCCCGCCGCGTTCAACGGCATCGTCGGGCTGAAGCCCACCCGCGGCCTCGTCACCACCGACGGCATCGTCCCCGCCTGCGCCAGCCTCGACTGCGTCAGCGTGTTCGCCCGTACGCTCCCCGAGGCCGAGCTCGCCCTCGCCCTCATCTCCACAGGTCCGGCCCGCGAACCAGCGCCCCGCACCCCCGGCCCCTGGCGGATCGCCGTGCCGTCGACCGAGCAGCTCGGGGAGATGGACGACGGCTGGGCAAAGGCGTACGAAGCGGCGGCGGCACGCCTCGCGGCCGCCGGGGCGCAGCTCGGAGCCATCGACCTCACGCCCTTCACCGACGCCGCCGCGATGCTCTACGAAGGCGCGTTCGTCGCCGAGCGCTACACCGCCGTAGGCGCATTCATCGACAAGGCGACAAACGACCTCGACCCCATCGCGAACCCCACCGCCACCCCCACCCTCGACCCCACCGTCGCCGCCATCATCCGCCGCGCCCGCGACATCCCCGCCCACCAGCTCTTCGCCGACCAGGCCGGCCTCGCCACCCTCCGCGACCAGGCTATGGCCGCCCTCGCCACCACAGACGCGGACGCGCTCCTGCTGCCCACCGCCCCCGGCCACCCCACCCTCGACGACGTCGCCGCCGACCCGATCGGCGCCAACGCCCGCCTCGGCCGGTTCACCAACTCCACGAACCTCTTCGACCTCGCCGCGGTCGCAGTCCCGGCCGGCGACGTGGACGGCCGCCCGTTCGGCGTCATGCTGGTCGGCCCGGCCGGCACGGACGACCGACTCGCCCGGATCGCGGCGAACCTCACCCCGCCCACCCGCCTCGCCGTCGTCGGCGCCCACCTCACCGGCCAGCCGCTCAACCCCCAACTCCTCGTCCTCGGCGCGATGTTCAAAGCCACAACCACAACCGCCCCCGCCTACCGGCTCTTCGCCCTGCGCACCGACCCGCCCAAGCCGGGCCTCGTCCACGTGGGCACGGACAACGGACAGTCAATCGAGGCCGAGATCTGGGAGCTGCCCCCGGAAGGCCTCGGCGCGCTCACCGCCGCCCTCCCCCGGCCCATGGCAATCGGGCGGGTAGAGCTCGCCGACGGCACCACCGCCCCCGGTTTCCTCTGCGAACCCGCCGCCCTCGACGAGGCAGAAGACATCACCGAGTACGGCGGCTGGCGGGCCTACAGGAACAGTTGA
- a CDS encoding nuclear transport factor 2 family protein: protein MAEHPDCALVRQGYAAFVSGDMETLGSLMTKDVVHHVPGNNPLSGHHKGLDAVLQLYRRLGEETDGTMQIQLESVLADGRGHAMSLHTMRADRGDHGIEIREGLFFTIVGGKITDIDECTEDLDEEDRFWG, encoded by the coding sequence ATGGCTGAACACCCGGACTGCGCCCTTGTACGCCAGGGTTACGCAGCGTTCGTGTCGGGTGACATGGAGACACTCGGCTCCCTGATGACGAAGGACGTCGTCCACCACGTGCCGGGCAACAACCCGCTCTCCGGCCACCACAAGGGCCTCGATGCCGTTCTCCAGCTGTACCGCAGGCTCGGCGAGGAGACCGACGGGACGATGCAGATCCAGCTGGAATCGGTGCTGGCCGACGGGCGCGGGCACGCCATGTCACTTCACACGATGCGGGCCGACCGCGGCGACCACGGCATCGAGATCCGCGAGGGTCTCTTCTTCACCATCGTCGGCGGAAAGATCACCGACATCGACGAGTGCACCGAGGACCTCGACGAAGAGGACAGGTTCTGGGGCTGA
- a CDS encoding RNA helicase, producing MTEDLSPAERYAAARIRAVEEATALAPFRAMYEFDLDPFQIEACQALEAGKGVLVAAPTGSGKTIVGEFAVHLALQQGRKCFYTTPIKALSNQKYTDLVRRYGADKVGLLTGDNSVNSEAPVVVMTTEVLRNMLYAGSQSLLGLGHVVMDEVHYLSDRFRGAVWEEVIIHLPESVTLVSLSATVSNAEEFGDWLDTVRGDTEVIVSEERPVPLWQHVMAGRRMYDLFEEETDHGGRGSARREVNPDLVRLARMENQRTYNPKDRRRGKMVREADRERERRQRTRIWTPGRPEVIERLDAEGLLPAITFIFSRAGCEAAVQQCMYAGLRLNDDDARLKVREIVEERTAVIPTEDLHVLGYYEWLEGLERGIAAHHAGMLPTFKEVVEELFVRGLVKAVFATETLALGINMPARSVVLEKLVKWNGEQHADITPGEYTQLTGRAGRRGIDVEGHAVVLWQRAMDPAALAGLAGTRTYPLRSSFKPSYNMAVNLVQQFGRHRSRELLETSFAQFQADKSVVGISRQVQKNEEGLEGYREGMTCHLGDFEEYARLRRELKDRETELAKQGAAQRRAAAASSLEKLKPGDVIHVPTGKFAGLALVIDPGIPAGRTNGHRGGFEYHDGPRPLVLTAERQVKRLASMDFPVPVEALERMRIPKSFNPRSPQSRRDLASALRTKAGHIVPERHRKQRAAAADDREIARLRTELRAHPCHGCDEREDHARWAERYHRLQRDTRQLERRIEGRTNTIARTFDRIVALLTELDYLRGDEVTEHGKRLARLYGELDLLASECLRDGVWEGLSPAELAACVSALVYEARQADDAVAPKVPAGKAKAALGEMIHIWGRLDGLEEEFKINQAEGVGQREPDLGFAWAAYQWASDRSLDEVLREAEMPAGDFVRWCKQVIDVLGQIAAAAPREGSTVAKNARKAVDALLRGVVAYSSVG from the coding sequence ATGACCGAGGACCTCTCTCCCGCTGAGCGCTATGCCGCCGCCCGCATCCGCGCTGTTGAGGAGGCCACTGCGCTGGCCCCCTTCCGCGCGATGTACGAATTCGACCTGGACCCCTTCCAGATCGAGGCCTGTCAGGCCCTGGAGGCGGGTAAGGGCGTGCTCGTCGCCGCGCCCACCGGCTCGGGCAAGACCATCGTCGGCGAATTCGCCGTCCACCTGGCCCTTCAGCAGGGCCGCAAGTGCTTCTACACCACGCCCATCAAGGCCCTGTCCAACCAGAAGTACACCGACCTCGTCAGGCGCTACGGCGCGGACAAGGTCGGCCTGCTCACCGGCGACAACAGCGTCAACTCCGAAGCCCCCGTGGTCGTGATGACCACCGAGGTGCTGCGCAACATGCTCTACGCGGGCTCGCAGTCGCTGCTCGGCCTCGGCCATGTGGTGATGGACGAGGTGCACTACCTCTCCGACCGCTTCCGCGGCGCCGTGTGGGAGGAAGTGATCATCCACCTCCCCGAGTCGGTGACGCTGGTGTCACTGTCGGCGACTGTTTCCAACGCGGAGGAGTTCGGCGACTGGCTGGACACCGTCCGCGGCGACACCGAGGTGATCGTCTCCGAGGAGCGGCCCGTCCCGCTGTGGCAGCACGTCATGGCCGGCCGCCGGATGTACGACCTCTTCGAGGAGGAGACCGACCACGGCGGCCGCGGCTCCGCCCGGCGCGAGGTCAACCCCGATCTCGTACGCCTGGCGCGGATGGAGAACCAGCGCACGTACAACCCCAAGGACCGCCGCCGCGGCAAGATGGTGCGCGAGGCGGACCGTGAGCGGGAGCGGCGCCAGCGCACCCGGATCTGGACGCCAGGGCGGCCCGAGGTCATCGAGCGGCTCGACGCCGAAGGGCTGCTGCCCGCGATCACCTTCATCTTCAGCCGGGCGGGCTGCGAGGCCGCCGTACAGCAGTGCATGTACGCGGGACTGCGGCTGAACGACGACGACGCGCGGCTCAAGGTGCGCGAGATCGTCGAGGAGCGGACCGCCGTCATCCCCACCGAGGACCTGCATGTCCTTGGCTATTACGAGTGGTTGGAGGGCCTTGAGCGCGGCATCGCCGCGCACCACGCCGGCATGCTGCCGACGTTCAAGGAAGTCGTCGAAGAGCTCTTCGTGCGCGGTCTGGTGAAGGCCGTCTTCGCCACCGAGACGCTGGCGCTCGGCATCAACATGCCTGCCCGCTCCGTGGTGTTGGAGAAGCTCGTCAAGTGGAACGGCGAGCAGCACGCCGACATCACCCCCGGCGAGTACACCCAACTCACCGGCAGGGCAGGACGGCGCGGCATCGACGTCGAGGGCCACGCCGTGGTGCTGTGGCAGCGGGCGATGGACCCGGCCGCGCTCGCGGGACTCGCGGGCACCCGCACCTACCCCCTGCGCTCCAGCTTCAAGCCCTCGTACAACATGGCGGTCAACCTTGTGCAGCAGTTCGGGCGGCACCGCTCGCGCGAGCTGCTCGAGACGTCGTTCGCGCAGTTCCAGGCGGACAAGTCGGTCGTCGGCATCTCCCGTCAGGTGCAGAAGAACGAAGAGGGACTCGAGGGCTACCGCGAGGGCATGACCTGCCACTTGGGCGACTTCGAGGAGTACGCGCGGCTGCGCCGCGAGCTCAAGGACCGCGAGACGGAACTGGCCAAGCAGGGCGCGGCCCAGCGGCGGGCCGCCGCCGCCTCCTCGCTGGAGAAGCTGAAGCCCGGCGATGTCATCCACGTCCCCACCGGCAAGTTCGCGGGCCTTGCGCTCGTCATCGACCCGGGCATCCCGGCGGGCCGCACCAACGGACACCGCGGCGGCTTCGAGTACCACGACGGACCCCGGCCGCTCGTGCTGACCGCTGAACGGCAGGTCAAGCGGCTGGCGTCGATGGACTTCCCGGTGCCGGTCGAGGCGCTGGAGCGGATGCGGATCCCGAAGTCCTTCAACCCGCGCTCGCCGCAGTCCCGTCGCGATCTGGCCTCCGCGCTGCGGACGAAAGCCGGGCACATAGTGCCCGAGCGGCACCGCAAACAGCGGGCGGCCGCCGCCGACGACCGCGAGATCGCGCGGCTGCGCACCGAGCTGCGCGCGCATCCCTGCCACGGATGCGACGAGCGCGAGGACCATGCGCGGTGGGCGGAGCGGTACCACCGGCTGCAGCGCGACACCCGGCAGCTGGAGCGGCGCATCGAGGGCCGGACGAACACCATCGCCCGTACCTTCGACCGCATCGTGGCGCTGCTCACCGAGCTGGACTATCTGCGCGGCGACGAGGTCACCGAACACGGCAAGCGCCTCGCGCGGCTCTACGGCGAGCTGGATCTGCTGGCCAGCGAGTGCCTGCGCGACGGGGTGTGGGAGGGGCTCAGCCCGGCCGAACTGGCCGCGTGCGTCTCGGCGTTGGTGTACGAGGCGCGGCAGGCGGACGACGCGGTCGCGCCCAAGGTCCCGGCGGGCAAGGCGAAGGCCGCGCTCGGCGAGATGATCCACATATGGGGCCGGCTGGACGGCCTGGAGGAAGAGTTCAAGATCAACCAGGCGGAGGGCGTCGGACAGCGCGAACCCGATCTCGGCTTCGCCTGGGCCGCGTACCAGTGGGCATCCGACCGGAGCCTGGACGAGGTGCTGCGCGAGGCGGAGATGCCCGCCGGAGACTTCGTCCGCTGGTGCAAGCAAGTGATCGATGTGCTTGGACAGATCGCGGCGGCGGCGCCACGTGAGGGCAGCACAGTCGCGAAGAACGCCCGCAAGGCGGTCGACGCTCTGCTGCGGGGTGTGGTGGCGTACAGCTCCGTGGGCTGA
- a CDS encoding 5-oxoprolinase/urea amidolyase family protein yields MTFDTLLVANRGEIAVRIIRTARRLGLRTVAVFSDPDRSAPHVRLADEAVRLGPAPAKESYLDADLVLKAAKDTGAGAIHPGYGFLSEDADFARRCEDAGIVFVGPTAEQLELFGAKHTARAAAEAAGVPLAPGTGLLTGLDAALVAADRIGFPVMLKATGGGGGIGMQAVYDAEGLADAWERVQRVAAASFSSAGVFLERLVEHARHVEVQVFGDGEGRVVTFGDRDCSLQRRNQKVVEEAPAPGLTDAVRLQLAVSARKLCASVDYRSAGTVEFVYDAAREEAYFLEVNTRLQVEHPVTEEIYGVDLVEWMLRLAQGETSVVREPGAPRGHAVEARLYAEDPSRDHRPSAGLLTRVALPQESPSPSDPSGVRVDAWIETGTEITTAYDPMLAKVVAYGTDRADALARLDSALAATRVDGIETNLGLVRAALADASVRAAGHTTATLATIADPTPRIEVMASGTLTTVQDWPGRTGYWQVGVPPSGPMDDRSFRLGNRSLGNDEGAPGLECTLQGPTLRFSHATTVCVTGAPAPVTVDGEPAAQWEPFTVPAGASLAIGAPADRGLRTYVLFAGGGLDVPDFLGSAATFTLGRFGGHGGRQLRTGDVLHGGAATPPGAHVPHSDRPSFNDVWHIAAAEGPHAAPEFFTEEDIHDFYAAEWKVHFNSARTGVRLIGPKPRWARTDGGEAGLHPSNIHDTPYSVGAVDYTGDMPVLLGPDGPSLGGFVCPATILKAERWKLGQLRPGDTVTFLPVTADGAPRPDILDGGILGRGESVTYRRSGDDNVLVEYGEMQLDLALRMRVHALAEAVAAEGLPGVVDLTPGIRSLQIHTDPDVLPQRTLLSVLTRIESRLPPTDALVVPSRTVHLPLSWDDPATREAIARYMAGVRDDAPWCPWNIEFIRRVNGLDSVDDVYRTVFDAEYLVLGLGDVYLGAPVATPLDPRHRLVTTKYNPARTWTAENSVGIGGAYLCVYGMEGPGGYQFVGRTTQVWSRWQERPWLLRFFDRIKWYPVDAEELLELRADMAAGRFTPRIEEGTFSLADYRRFLADNAPSIASFRSRQARAFAEERDAWEASGEFARAATSTAPPAPDAELDVPPGSQVLEAEFAASVWQLNAEPGAEVSTGQPLLTLEAMKMESRIRAPYAARVTRFLVAPGTQVEAGTPLAILTPTNP; encoded by the coding sequence ATGACCTTCGACACGCTGCTGGTCGCCAATCGCGGCGAGATCGCCGTACGCATCATCCGCACCGCCCGCCGCCTCGGGCTGCGTACGGTCGCGGTCTTCTCCGACCCCGACCGCTCCGCGCCCCATGTCCGGCTCGCCGACGAGGCGGTACGGCTCGGGCCTGCGCCCGCCAAGGAGTCGTACCTCGACGCCGATCTCGTACTCAAAGCCGCGAAGGACACCGGCGCGGGCGCCATCCACCCCGGTTACGGCTTCCTTTCCGAGGACGCGGACTTCGCACGCCGCTGCGAGGATGCCGGGATCGTCTTCGTCGGGCCGACCGCCGAGCAGTTGGAGCTCTTCGGCGCGAAGCACACCGCACGGGCCGCAGCCGAGGCCGCCGGCGTGCCGCTTGCCCCCGGTACCGGGCTGCTGACCGGGCTCGACGCCGCGCTGGTGGCCGCGGACCGGATCGGCTTTCCCGTCATGCTCAAGGCCACGGGCGGCGGCGGAGGCATCGGCATGCAAGCGGTGTACGACGCCGAGGGCCTGGCCGACGCGTGGGAGCGCGTGCAGCGCGTCGCCGCGGCCTCCTTCTCCTCGGCCGGGGTCTTCCTGGAGCGACTCGTCGAGCACGCCCGCCATGTCGAGGTGCAGGTCTTCGGCGACGGTGAGGGCCGGGTCGTCACCTTCGGCGACCGCGACTGCTCGCTCCAGCGCCGCAACCAGAAGGTGGTCGAGGAGGCCCCGGCGCCGGGCCTGACCGACGCCGTACGGTTGCAACTGGCCGTATCCGCACGGAAGTTGTGCGCATCGGTCGACTACCGCTCGGCCGGCACGGTCGAGTTCGTGTACGACGCGGCCCGCGAGGAGGCGTACTTCCTGGAGGTCAACACCCGCCTCCAGGTGGAACACCCGGTGACCGAGGAGATCTACGGCGTCGACCTCGTCGAGTGGATGCTGCGCCTCGCGCAGGGCGAGACCTCGGTCGTACGAGAGCCCGGCGCACCGCGCGGCCATGCCGTGGAGGCGCGCCTCTACGCCGAGGACCCCAGCCGCGACCACCGTCCGAGTGCCGGGCTGCTGACCCGGGTGGCCCTCCCCCAGGAGTCCCCGAGTCCCTCGGATCCCTCGGGCGTTCGCGTCGACGCGTGGATCGAGACGGGGACGGAGATCACAACGGCGTACGACCCGATGCTGGCCAAGGTCGTGGCGTACGGAACCGATCGCGCCGACGCCCTCGCCCGGCTGGACTCCGCGCTGGCGGCGACGCGCGTCGACGGCATCGAGACGAACCTGGGCCTGGTGCGGGCGGCGCTCGCGGACGCGTCCGTACGGGCCGCCGGGCACACCACCGCGACCCTGGCGACCATCGCCGACCCCACGCCACGTATCGAGGTCATGGCATCGGGCACCCTCACCACCGTCCAGGACTGGCCTGGCCGCACCGGCTACTGGCAGGTCGGCGTCCCACCGTCCGGGCCGATGGACGACCGCTCCTTCCGTCTCGGGAACCGGTCGCTCGGCAACGACGAGGGCGCGCCCGGTCTGGAGTGCACGCTCCAGGGCCCGACGCTGCGCTTCAGCCACGCGACGACGGTCTGCGTGACGGGCGCGCCGGCGCCGGTCACGGTGGACGGCGAACCGGCCGCGCAGTGGGAGCCGTTCACCGTCCCCGCGGGCGCGTCGCTGGCCATCGGCGCGCCCGCCGACCGTGGCCTGCGCACCTATGTCCTCTTCGCGGGCGGCGGCCTGGACGTGCCGGACTTCCTGGGCAGCGCGGCCACGTTCACGCTGGGCCGCTTCGGGGGACACGGCGGCCGTCAGCTGCGTACGGGCGACGTCCTCCACGGCGGCGCGGCCACGCCGCCGGGCGCGCACGTCCCGCACTCCGACCGCCCGTCCTTCAACGACGTCTGGCACATCGCGGCGGCCGAAGGCCCGCACGCCGCGCCCGAGTTCTTCACCGAGGAGGACATCCACGACTTCTACGCCGCCGAGTGGAAGGTCCACTTCAACTCGGCGCGCACCGGGGTACGGCTGATCGGCCCGAAGCCGCGCTGGGCACGCACGGACGGCGGCGAGGCGGGCCTGCACCCCTCCAACATCCACGACACGCCGTACTCGGTCGGCGCGGTCGACTACACCGGCGACATGCCGGTCCTGCTGGGCCCGGACGGCCCGTCGCTCGGCGGCTTCGTCTGCCCGGCGACGATCCTGAAGGCCGAACGCTGGAAGCTGGGCCAGCTGCGCCCGGGCGACACGGTCACCTTCCTGCCGGTGACGGCCGACGGCGCGCCGCGCCCGGACATCCTCGACGGCGGGATTCTGGGGCGGGGCGAGTCGGTCACGTACCGCCGCAGCGGAGACGACAACGTACTGGTCGAGTACGGCGAGATGCAGCTCGACCTCGCTCTGCGGATGCGGGTCCACGCGCTGGCCGAGGCAGTGGCGGCGGAGGGCCTGCCGGGTGTGGTGGACCTGACCCCGGGCATCCGCTCGCTCCAGATCCACACCGACCCCGACGTCCTCCCGCAGCGGACGCTGCTGTCCGTGCTGACCCGCATCGAGTCCAGGCTCCCGCCCACCGATGCCCTTGTCGTCCCTTCTCGCACAGTCCATCTCCCGCTGTCCTGGGACGATCCGGCGACCCGGGAGGCGATCGCCCGCTATATGGCGGGCGTACGGGACGACGCGCCCTGGTGTCCGTGGAACATCGAGTTCATCCGCCGGGTCAACGGCCTCGACTCGGTCGACGACGTGTACCGCACGGTCTTCGACGCGGAGTACCTCGTACTGGGGCTGGGCGACGTCTACTTGGGCGCCCCGGTAGCCACTCCGCTGGATCCGCGCCACCGCCTGGTGACGACGAAGTACAACCCGGCGAGGACCTGGACCGCGGAGAACTCGGTCGGCATCGGCGGCGCGTATCTGTGCGTGTACGGCATGGAGGGGCCGGGCGGCTACCAGTTCGTTGGCCGTACGACCCAGGTGTGGTCGCGCTGGCAGGAACGACCCTGGCTACTGCGCTTCTTCGACCGGATCAAGTGGTACCCGGTGGACGCGGAGGAACTCCTGGAGCTACGGGCGGACATGGCGGCGGGCCGGTTCACGCCGCGTATCGAGGAAGGGACGTTCTCCCTGGCGGACTACCGGCGCTTCCTCGCCGACAACGCACCCTCGATCGCCTCCTTCCGCAGCCGCCAGGCACGCGCCTTCGCCGAAGAACGCGACGCCTGGGAAGCGTCGGGCGAATTCGCCCGAGCGGCCACGTCCACCGCGCCCCCTGCCCCGGACGCCGAACTGGACGTCCCACCGGGCAGCCAGGTGCTGGAGGCCGAATTCGCGGCATCGGTCTGGCAGTTGAACGCCGAACCGGGAGCGGAGGTCTCGACGGGCCAGCCACTGCTGACCCTGGAGGCCATGAAGATGGAATCCCGCATCCGCGCTCCGTACGCGGCGCGTGTCACCCGCTTCCTGGTCGCCCCCGGCACCCAGGTGGAAGCGGGCACCCCGCTGGCCATCCTGACCCCGACGAACCCCTGA